A single window of Thalassoroseus pseudoceratinae DNA harbors:
- a CDS encoding trypsin-like peptidase domain-containing protein — MHALALLVLTSVNADPGTSRGVLLDFTATWCGPCQQMNPVVSRLKRQGYPIMKVDIDQRPDLAKKYNVRSIPAFVLVIDGQERTRSVGMTAEAQLKRMLLQIPSGPPRSRERKSPVQVASAGPKSPANSSAKSSFDFPFPAPSESKQPSREPEQLAAVTTLPTQEPPTSTSPQGTVDPLAWSVRIRLRDEQGVNFGSGTVVGRDGNRFLILTCGHLFRTLSSEAVVEIDVFEGGEVSTIAGELIDFDLDADVGLLSVTTERPLSQTRIADAGMNLKVNQPVTSVGCGGGEKPSVQNVKVTELNRYDGPANVECTGTPIRGRSGGGLFSEDGQVVGVCIRSNYRENRGLYAGLEAIHDLLRRCGYGHLFEDAATDDIRLASNTTPNHSGSAGETRNSLTQASQESGIPDTLKDVGNAEVICIVRPLDQPEAESRVIIINQASPRFVSYLTDELNQGNTASDSLASQPSTGGDFGPSPFEFGE, encoded by the coding sequence ATGCATGCCCTCGCTCTGCTCGTGCTGACGAGCGTTAATGCCGATCCGGGAACCAGTCGTGGAGTTCTCCTCGACTTCACCGCCACTTGGTGTGGTCCTTGCCAGCAAATGAATCCCGTGGTGTCACGTCTGAAACGCCAAGGGTATCCGATTATGAAAGTCGATATCGACCAACGCCCCGACTTGGCAAAGAAATACAACGTCCGCAGCATCCCCGCCTTCGTGTTGGTGATTGATGGCCAAGAACGGACGCGATCGGTCGGCATGACCGCCGAGGCGCAGTTGAAACGGATGCTCCTACAAATCCCAAGCGGCCCGCCTCGAAGTCGTGAACGGAAATCGCCCGTGCAAGTCGCGAGTGCTGGCCCGAAATCACCGGCGAACTCTTCAGCGAAATCCTCGTTCGATTTCCCGTTCCCTGCTCCATCGGAATCAAAGCAGCCATCGCGTGAGCCCGAACAACTAGCCGCTGTCACAACGTTGCCGACGCAGGAACCGCCAACTTCAACATCACCGCAAGGAACCGTCGATCCGCTAGCGTGGAGCGTACGTATTCGGCTGCGGGACGAGCAAGGTGTGAATTTCGGTTCGGGAACGGTTGTCGGTCGTGACGGCAACCGTTTTTTGATTTTGACCTGCGGCCACCTGTTCCGCACACTCAGTAGTGAAGCCGTCGTTGAGATCGATGTGTTCGAGGGTGGCGAAGTCAGCACGATTGCGGGCGAGTTGATCGACTTCGACTTGGACGCCGACGTTGGATTGCTCTCGGTCACCACGGAACGACCACTCTCGCAGACGCGAATCGCCGATGCGGGAATGAATCTCAAAGTCAATCAACCGGTGACGAGTGTCGGGTGTGGTGGCGGCGAGAAGCCATCGGTTCAGAACGTCAAAGTGACGGAACTCAACCGATACGACGGGCCGGCCAATGTCGAATGCACAGGAACGCCAATCCGAGGACGCTCCGGCGGCGGATTGTTCTCCGAAGACGGCCAAGTCGTTGGCGTTTGCATCCGTTCCAATTATCGTGAGAATCGTGGACTCTACGCCGGACTGGAAGCCATTCACGATTTGCTTCGCCGTTGCGGCTACGGTCATCTCTTCGAGGACGCGGCGACTGATGACATTCGCTTGGCATCCAACACGACACCGAACCACTCCGGATCGGCGGGCGAAACCCGAAACTCGCTGACACAAGCCAGTCAGGAATCGGGAATCCCCGACACGCTTAAGGACGTCGGAAATGCCGAGGTGATCTGTATCGTGCGGCCGCTCGATCAACCCGAAGCGGAAAGCCGTGTGATCATCATCAACCAAGCCAGCCCGCGTTTTGTCTCCTACCTCACCGATGAACTGAACCAAGGCAACACTGCCAGCGATTCGTTGGCAAGCCAACCAAGCACAGGCGGTGACTTCGGTCCGTCACCATTCGAGTTCGGTGAGTGA
- a CDS encoding Type 1 glutamine amidotransferase-like domain-containing protein, which produces MNLHYSRLRPRAATLRTVLLLGSVIAIGGRGIDAADRPLARVLDPRGISGSLILSGGQAADDDTVRRFLESVGGAERARIAVLTGLASDNPVDSLAILRFWQRQDVTSVTLSQPDGQVTDADDELLKRLKTVNAVWIQDGPLASLLEAYAGTPVQAALQGVLKRGGTVVGIGRAAEIVGSRVQVSDEEQRDGNKHEFVPGLDLLPDSVIRTGTADVLQDFKVPSGHVGYSLPNDATMLVGCDSDQLDFRNQRVYGRGNLDPGRTVYVVGADAVTVSLAKSLQRPEWSVAVPPNRVVDLTALRRSAIERDTTDFPPANVGIPEVPNGTLVIIGGGGMPKEIVEAIIDAAGGPDAKYTVLPTAIPEQFARRSGVPRFFTEFGADDVTVLPQVGRGQVDQPVFLDKIRQADCVWFGGGRQWRFVDAYAHTPAVAAFHAVLKRGGVICGSSAGASIQGEYLARANPLGNLPIIAEGYERGFGFLPGTAIDQHFSQRKRFDDLRQLVQTYPQFLGIGIDEATAIVVRGHVATVLGTHHVFFLDARPEDGVEAEDAKVLRVARLKAGERYDLKARRPITETDQAQPAIAEPAADR; this is translated from the coding sequence ATGAATTTGCATTATTCAAGACTCCGTCCGCGAGCTGCGACGCTGAGAACGGTTCTCCTGCTCGGATCGGTCATCGCAATCGGAGGGCGTGGGATTGACGCAGCCGATCGGCCGCTGGCGAGGGTTCTCGATCCGAGGGGCATCTCCGGGAGTCTGATTCTTTCCGGCGGACAGGCCGCTGATGACGACACGGTTCGCCGCTTTTTGGAGTCTGTCGGTGGTGCGGAGCGAGCCCGAATTGCGGTGCTGACCGGGCTTGCGAGTGATAACCCCGTCGATTCTCTTGCCATCCTCCGGTTCTGGCAACGACAAGACGTGACAAGTGTCACTCTGTCGCAACCCGATGGGCAGGTCACAGACGCTGATGACGAGTTGCTCAAGCGACTGAAAACGGTCAACGCGGTTTGGATTCAGGACGGTCCTCTGGCTTCGCTACTTGAAGCGTATGCCGGGACGCCGGTTCAAGCTGCTTTGCAAGGCGTGCTGAAAAGAGGTGGCACGGTGGTCGGAATCGGACGTGCCGCGGAAATTGTTGGTTCACGGGTCCAGGTTTCCGATGAGGAACAACGAGACGGGAACAAGCATGAATTTGTCCCCGGGCTCGATCTGCTTCCCGATTCCGTCATCCGGACGGGCACCGCAGATGTGCTGCAGGACTTTAAAGTTCCGTCGGGTCACGTCGGGTATTCGCTACCGAATGATGCCACGATGTTGGTGGGATGCGATTCTGACCAACTCGATTTCCGGAATCAGCGGGTATACGGTCGAGGGAATCTCGATCCGGGACGGACGGTTTACGTCGTCGGAGCAGACGCGGTGACGGTGTCGTTGGCCAAATCGTTGCAGCGTCCGGAATGGTCGGTCGCGGTTCCTCCCAATCGCGTTGTGGACCTGACGGCTCTCCGGCGATCGGCGATCGAACGCGACACCACCGATTTTCCACCGGCGAATGTCGGCATTCCCGAGGTTCCCAATGGGACACTGGTCATCATCGGTGGCGGTGGCATGCCGAAGGAAATCGTGGAAGCGATTATCGACGCAGCCGGTGGTCCAGACGCGAAGTACACCGTGCTCCCGACCGCGATTCCCGAACAATTCGCACGACGTTCGGGCGTACCGAGGTTCTTCACCGAATTCGGAGCCGACGACGTGACCGTTCTCCCGCAAGTCGGACGTGGCCAAGTCGATCAACCTGTTTTTCTGGATAAGATCCGTCAAGCCGATTGCGTTTGGTTCGGCGGCGGACGGCAATGGCGGTTTGTCGATGCCTACGCCCACACACCGGCCGTGGCCGCGTTCCACGCCGTGTTGAAGCGTGGTGGGGTTATCTGTGGAAGTTCAGCGGGAGCGTCGATTCAAGGGGAATACCTAGCTCGAGCCAATCCGTTGGGGAACTTGCCTATCATCGCGGAGGGCTACGAACGCGGTTTCGGTTTTCTTCCCGGGACGGCAATCGACCAGCACTTCTCGCAACGCAAACGATTTGACGATCTCCGCCAATTGGTTCAAACCTACCCGCAGTTTCTGGGAATCGGAATTGATGAGGCGACCGCGATTGTGGTCCGAGGGCACGTTGCAACGGTTCTAGGAACCCATCACGTGTTCTTCCTCGATGCCCGACCGGAAGACGGAGTGGAAGCGGAAGACGCAAAAGTTCTTCGGGTGGCTCGACTCAAAGCGGGGGAACGCTACGATCTCAAAGCCAGACGCCCCATCACCGAAACCGATCAAGCCCAGCCCGCGATTGCGGAGCCCGCTGCCGATCGTTGA
- a CDS encoding enoyl-ACP reductase FabI has translation MTDFLQLAGRSVLVFGLANRKSVAYHVGKVLTEAGAKVLYSVRSPARAESVRKLVGDSPLFICDFEYPEQIEQLQKDVATELGDDKLQGLVHSVAFADYSAGPLPFEQTPRQAFLQAVDVSCYSLLAVSNAFRPILDPETGSVVTISISTTRMAAENYGYMAPVKAALDSSLCFLAKSFSTDSKVRFNAVCPGLLKTSASAGIPGYVDSYLFAEQATLRREAVQTPEVADTVAFLLSPRSSGINTQGLVIDAGMSVNYFDRDIVAAYQKGSE, from the coding sequence GTGACAGATTTTCTACAATTAGCGGGACGCTCCGTGCTCGTGTTCGGGTTGGCCAACCGCAAGAGTGTGGCCTACCATGTCGGTAAGGTTCTGACGGAGGCGGGAGCCAAGGTTCTGTATTCGGTTCGTTCGCCAGCACGTGCCGAATCGGTGCGAAAACTCGTCGGTGATTCTCCTCTGTTCATCTGCGATTTCGAATACCCCGAACAGATCGAACAGCTTCAAAAGGATGTCGCCACGGAACTCGGAGACGACAAACTTCAGGGACTCGTCCATTCGGTCGCTTTCGCGGATTACTCCGCCGGTCCGCTGCCGTTCGAGCAAACACCTCGGCAGGCGTTTTTGCAGGCGGTCGATGTCTCTTGTTATTCGCTGCTTGCGGTGTCGAACGCTTTTCGGCCGATACTCGATCCTGAAACCGGCAGTGTTGTGACCATCTCAATCTCAACCACACGGATGGCGGCGGAGAATTACGGATACATGGCTCCTGTGAAAGCCGCGTTGGATTCGTCGTTGTGCTTCCTGGCGAAGTCGTTCTCGACGGATTCCAAAGTTCGGTTCAACGCTGTTTGTCCGGGATTGTTGAAGACCAGTGCCTCCGCAGGCATACCCGGTTACGTCGACAGCTATCTGTTCGCGGAGCAAGCGACGTTGCGTCGGGAAGCTGTGCAAACGCCAGAAGTCGCCGACACCGTCGCGTTCCTGCTCAGCCCCAGATCATCCGGCATCAACACGCAGGGATTGGTCATCGATGCCGGGATGTCGGTCAACTATTTTGACCGTGATATCGTTGCCGCCTACCAAAAAGGATCGGAATAA
- a CDS encoding ClpP family protease → MPPTPRVPGRRRTSSLEPSSSFFPPANRPTSDWEITLCGDLSDRQSDLINRLVELPRRSRGLIYFDSNGGNVYTGLCLASLIRLRGLHAIGVVTGECSSAALFPFAACRERFVTPHATLLFHPIRWQSDEDVRYEEAVEWARHFKTLEIDLDQLLSRLFDMDFDKLQQWTRPGRFITGPEMIEAGLAKMVDLFEDDIWKQL, encoded by the coding sequence ATGCCGCCCACACCCCGAGTTCCCGGTCGTCGTCGGACATCCAGTCTCGAACCGTCTTCATCGTTCTTTCCACCGGCGAACCGTCCGACATCGGATTGGGAAATCACGTTGTGCGGAGACCTCAGCGATCGGCAATCCGACCTGATCAATCGTTTGGTGGAATTGCCAAGACGCAGTCGGGGCCTGATTTACTTCGATTCCAACGGCGGTAATGTCTACACCGGTCTTTGCTTGGCAAGTTTGATTCGGCTACGAGGATTGCACGCGATTGGCGTTGTGACCGGCGAGTGTTCCTCGGCGGCGTTGTTCCCGTTCGCCGCGTGTCGGGAACGATTCGTCACCCCGCATGCGACGCTGTTGTTTCATCCGATCCGCTGGCAAAGCGATGAAGATGTGCGGTACGAAGAGGCTGTCGAATGGGCTCGGCACTTCAAGACGTTGGAAATCGATCTCGATCAGTTACTGTCTCGGCTGTTCGACATGGATTTCGACAAACTGCAACAATGGACCCGACCCGGACGGTTCATCACCGGACCGGAAATGATCGAGGCCGGGCTTGCAAAAATGGTGGACCTCTTCGAAGACGATATTTGGAAGCAATTGTAA
- a CDS encoding ABC transporter ATP-binding protein has product MITLNGLTKHYGQDVIAVDDLSLSVAAGEVYGLLGPNGAGKTTTLRMVLGLLEPTRGDASILGHSVSTDPMMVKRQIGLVSASAGLYQWLTPREMLHYFATAYGLSKSRIADRTKTLTELMDLGRFLDRRCATLSTGQKQRVNLARALVHDPPVVLLDEPTRGLDVVGSQVVFDYTDLLRSEGKAIVVCTHQLDEAERLCDRFGLLHHGRLRYEGTLPELTTTTGCESLVAMFLRLLENKQISGSDS; this is encoded by the coding sequence ATGATCACGCTGAATGGTTTGACAAAACATTATGGGCAGGACGTAATCGCCGTCGACGATTTGTCTCTGTCGGTCGCCGCCGGTGAAGTCTACGGACTGCTTGGACCAAATGGTGCCGGCAAAACGACCACGCTGCGGATGGTCCTCGGGCTGCTCGAACCGACCCGTGGAGACGCATCCATACTCGGGCATTCCGTGTCGACCGATCCGATGATGGTCAAACGTCAAATCGGGTTGGTGTCGGCTAGTGCCGGGTTATATCAGTGGCTAACACCACGTGAAATGCTGCATTACTTCGCGACGGCTTACGGTCTTTCCAAAAGTCGGATTGCCGACCGAACGAAGACACTCACGGAACTCATGGATCTCGGCCGGTTTCTCGATCGTCGATGTGCGACCCTCAGCACCGGGCAGAAGCAACGTGTGAATCTTGCCCGCGCTCTTGTACATGATCCGCCGGTCGTGTTGTTGGATGAACCGACACGCGGTTTGGATGTCGTTGGGTCGCAAGTCGTGTTCGATTACACCGACTTACTCCGCAGTGAAGGAAAAGCCATCGTCGTTTGCACCCATCAGCTTGATGAAGCGGAGCGGTTGTGCGACCGATTCGGTCTGTTGCATCACGGTCGGCTGCGGTACGAAGGCACGCTGCCGGAATTAACCACGACGACCGGTTGCGAATCCCTCGTTGCGATGTTTCTCCGACTGCTCGAAAACAAACAGATTTCAGGTTCCGACTCATGA
- a CDS encoding ABC transporter permease subunit/CPBP intramembrane protease, translated as MTAIPHEPENPADVSSSASMQRELISKELRETLRDRRTIITLLAMPILLYPMLGLGFRFLAVQEFQQAHPEIRLALATEQEAVWLHDALKLGERLLDAQSDRGQENEPDVNFLMVEDAAKGSLRDSVASGQADLGVRVSLEEDDQDRTAEVTVIQKSNSQFSRDAAAFVESRLQAYELATVSRQIKRLDRNFERPVQQSTEWIVGKESTSAILGLLPLVLLLMTVTGGVYPAIDLTAGERERDTMETLMAMPIPKFRILIAKFTAVLTVTLMTGLMNLIAMTATVFALSLETTLFGEQGLTLALAGQLFWVLFVFAVFYSSVLLVLTSSAKSFKEAQAYLIPLLLVSLTPGLIIFLPGWELNQTTSIVPVINMLLLARGLFEGTASLLPAAIATISTLLYSIAALALAARVFGADAVAVGSRGGWTDLRKRPESEQSLPECATVIVTMAAMFPAFFIASGLLGRLAGASMLVRLVSSGLLTATLFAAVPIAVLIWRRVRLANGLQLHGAPIAAWVGAAILGGSCWPWVFELVVSFQSWTLDSLDESKRQQVETLLQAWKAIPLPIVVFSLGILPGICEEVFFRGFFMSGIRRQANGRVSIIAAAVAFGVFHIVLAGGAAPERLLPSTMMGLILGWVAWSSGSILPAILMHCIHNSTLLTIASFRDELNGWGLGNVEQTHLPTIWLVGSLLGTAIGCLLVWTGTRRKDSTA; from the coding sequence ATGACTGCAATTCCTCACGAGCCGGAAAACCCCGCCGACGTTTCGTCATCAGCGTCAATGCAACGCGAGTTGATTTCGAAGGAACTCCGTGAGACTCTGCGGGACCGTCGGACAATCATTACCCTGTTGGCGATGCCGATCCTGTTGTACCCCATGCTCGGGCTGGGGTTTCGATTTCTCGCCGTGCAGGAATTCCAGCAAGCCCACCCGGAAATTCGCTTGGCACTGGCGACCGAACAGGAAGCCGTCTGGTTGCATGATGCCTTGAAACTTGGAGAGCGTCTATTAGATGCCCAATCCGACAGAGGACAAGAAAATGAGCCCGACGTCAACTTTCTGATGGTGGAAGACGCGGCCAAGGGGAGTCTGCGTGACAGTGTCGCGAGTGGCCAGGCGGACTTGGGGGTGCGTGTTTCACTGGAGGAGGACGATCAAGATCGTACCGCTGAAGTGACCGTCATTCAGAAATCGAATTCGCAGTTCAGTCGGGATGCGGCCGCCTTTGTCGAATCCCGACTACAGGCGTATGAATTGGCCACCGTTTCCCGACAGATCAAACGTCTCGACCGAAACTTCGAACGGCCGGTTCAGCAATCGACCGAGTGGATTGTCGGGAAGGAATCAACGTCCGCGATTCTTGGTTTGCTGCCGTTGGTTTTGCTGTTGATGACAGTAACCGGCGGCGTTTATCCGGCGATCGATCTAACGGCCGGCGAACGCGAACGTGACACAATGGAAACGCTGATGGCGATGCCGATTCCGAAGTTTCGGATTCTCATCGCCAAGTTTACCGCCGTCTTGACAGTCACGTTGATGACCGGCCTGATGAACCTCATCGCCATGACCGCCACGGTGTTTGCGTTATCCTTGGAGACGACACTGTTCGGTGAACAGGGGCTGACCTTGGCGTTGGCTGGCCAACTATTCTGGGTGTTGTTTGTCTTTGCGGTGTTCTACTCGTCGGTGCTGCTAGTGTTGACCAGTTCCGCCAAGAGTTTCAAAGAAGCTCAAGCCTATTTGATTCCGCTGTTATTGGTTTCACTCACGCCGGGACTCATCATTTTTCTGCCCGGATGGGAGTTGAATCAAACAACATCCATCGTGCCGGTGATCAACATGCTGCTTTTGGCACGAGGGTTGTTCGAGGGCACGGCAAGTTTGTTGCCCGCTGCCATCGCGACGATTTCAACACTGTTGTATTCCATCGCGGCGTTGGCGTTGGCGGCTCGCGTGTTCGGAGCGGACGCCGTCGCGGTGGGAAGTCGTGGCGGTTGGACGGACCTCCGAAAACGCCCCGAATCCGAGCAATCTCTGCCGGAGTGTGCCACCGTCATCGTGACCATGGCGGCGATGTTTCCCGCGTTCTTTATTGCATCGGGATTGCTCGGGCGACTCGCAGGGGCTTCGATGCTCGTTCGCCTTGTTTCGTCGGGGCTACTCACCGCAACCCTGTTCGCGGCGGTCCCTATCGCCGTGTTGATTTGGCGACGGGTTCGTCTTGCGAATGGCTTGCAACTTCATGGTGCTCCAATCGCCGCGTGGGTTGGTGCGGCCATTTTGGGCGGAAGTTGTTGGCCTTGGGTGTTCGAGTTGGTCGTGTCGTTTCAGAGTTGGACACTCGATTCCCTCGATGAATCCAAACGCCAGCAGGTTGAGACTCTTCTGCAAGCTTGGAAAGCGATTCCGTTACCGATCGTGGTATTCAGTCTGGGGATTCTGCCGGGAATCTGCGAAGAAGTCTTCTTCCGCGGCTTTTTCATGTCGGGTATTCGCAGGCAAGCTAACGGACGGGTGAGCATCATCGCGGCTGCGGTTGCGTTCGGTGTGTTTCACATCGTGCTCGCCGGTGGAGCCGCTCCCGAACGGCTGCTTCCTAGTACAATGATGGGGTTGATTTTGGGATGGGTGGCGTGGTCGAGCGGAAGCATTCTGCCCGCGATTCTGATGCACTGCATTCACAATTCCACATTGCTCACGATTGCCTCCTTTCGCGACGAATTGAACGGCTGGGGATTGGGGAACGTTGAGCAAACGCACCTCCCGACCATATGGCTCGTTGGCTCACTTCTGGGTACCGCTATTGGGTGTTTGCTTGTGTGGACGGGAACCCGTCGAAAGGACTCGACCGCATGA
- a CDS encoding DUF58 domain-containing protein: protein MNLRCLNRLIVPRFVWDFWRFKMTLTGRMLLGCILFASFGLITIQVPIFFTYSALLALLVLAFVVGLLFRPRVRLDVSLPSRVSVGEAVKGRVHVTNRSRWPAFDMSVGFIDLNRALRHLDQEISVTAIGASESIEMPVTIEANRRGLHQMQDLRAYSSFPFHLFRSGSSRTKLPPLLVVPKFHPLTDLDVPANSRHQPGGIALTSHVGESSEYIGNREYVPGEPVRRIDFRAWARTGQPVLREYQEEYYCRVAVVLDTHVKPRKTWGRFLKWEEGWYFPYESGPDTYSELEAAISLTAAIADALGREEYLIDLFAAGPELYAFRSGRNLAHFENLLEILSCVEACRENPLGTITPRIVDELGQISTVVCVLLDWDESRRDLAKAAREAGCRLKRVIVRDGPTTLPLDDPEFGPCPQFTPAEVTSGGIEFL from the coding sequence ATGAATTTGCGTTGCCTCAATCGGCTGATCGTTCCACGATTCGTTTGGGACTTTTGGCGATTCAAAATGACGCTCACCGGGCGGATGCTGCTCGGTTGCATTTTGTTTGCGTCATTTGGTTTAATCACCATTCAAGTTCCGATCTTCTTTACCTATTCGGCGCTGTTAGCGTTGTTGGTATTGGCGTTTGTTGTGGGATTGTTGTTCCGGCCTCGGGTTCGACTGGACGTCTCGTTGCCGAGTCGTGTGTCCGTCGGTGAGGCGGTCAAAGGTCGCGTGCATGTGACGAACCGCTCTCGTTGGCCGGCGTTCGATATGTCGGTGGGATTCATCGACCTCAACCGAGCATTGCGGCATCTCGATCAAGAAATTTCTGTCACCGCAATCGGGGCATCCGAGTCGATTGAAATGCCGGTCACGATCGAAGCGAATCGCCGGGGCTTGCATCAGATGCAGGACTTGCGAGCCTATAGTTCATTTCCCTTCCACTTGTTTCGCAGTGGTTCCTCTCGAACAAAGTTGCCGCCGCTGTTGGTCGTGCCAAAGTTTCATCCGCTCACGGATCTGGATGTTCCCGCCAACTCTCGGCATCAGCCGGGCGGAATCGCGTTGACTTCGCATGTGGGGGAATCGTCGGAGTACATCGGCAATCGAGAGTACGTTCCTGGTGAACCGGTCCGCCGAATCGATTTCCGTGCTTGGGCTCGAACGGGGCAACCCGTGCTGCGGGAGTACCAGGAAGAGTATTATTGTCGGGTGGCGGTCGTGTTGGATACACACGTCAAGCCGCGAAAAACTTGGGGTAGGTTTCTCAAGTGGGAAGAAGGATGGTATTTTCCGTATGAGTCTGGCCCCGACACCTACTCGGAATTGGAAGCCGCCATCAGTCTTACCGCTGCGATTGCGGATGCTCTAGGACGTGAAGAGTACCTGATCGACTTGTTCGCCGCCGGTCCGGAGTTGTATGCGTTCCGATCCGGCCGCAATTTGGCTCACTTCGAGAATCTGTTGGAAATCCTCTCGTGTGTGGAAGCGTGTCGCGAGAACCCGCTGGGAACCATCACGCCTCGAATTGTCGATGAACTCGGCCAGATCTCGACAGTTGTTTGCGTCCTGCTCGATTGGGATGAATCTCGTCGCGATCTTGCCAAGGCGGCTCGGGAAGCCGGTTGCCGTTTGAAGCGGGTGATTGTTCGTGACGGACCGACTACGCTTCCGCTGGACGACCCTGAATTCGGTCCTTGTCCACAATTCACACCGGCAGAGGTGACATCGGGCGGCATCGAATTTCTCTGA
- a CDS encoding DegT/DnrJ/EryC1/StrS family aminotransferase gives MAQGSQSAPAPVPLIDLVAQYQTIENEIQDAVQSVFANQSFVLGDLVTEFEQDIAKYCDNRHAIGCASGTDALILALMALDIGPGDEVITSPFTFFATASSIHRVGATPVFVDIEPDGFNLDPTKVEAAITKRTKAIMPVHLFGQTAEMDPLWRLAVEHKLAIVEDAAQAIGAAYRGRRTGVLGTVACFSFFPTKNLGGAGDGGMVTTDDADLAKRLRSLRVHGDVGRYEHIEVGLNSRLDALQAAVLQVKLRHLDDWSDSRRANAERYEKLFAQYGLTDIATLPPTLPDRTHVYNQYVLRVPGDGRRDALLSSLREQEIGAAIYYPKALHQQTCFASLGYQLGDFPEAEKACREVLALPIFAELTNEQQDRVVEGIANACGRLGSNTIRRAA, from the coding sequence ATGGCTCAGGGTTCTCAGTCCGCACCTGCCCCCGTTCCGTTGATCGATCTGGTGGCTCAATACCAGACCATCGAAAACGAGATTCAGGACGCGGTTCAGTCTGTGTTTGCCAACCAGTCCTTCGTCCTTGGTGACCTCGTTACCGAGTTCGAACAGGATATCGCAAAGTACTGCGATAACCGTCACGCGATCGGTTGTGCATCCGGAACAGATGCGTTGATCTTAGCGTTAATGGCCTTAGATATCGGGCCAGGTGACGAAGTGATCACCTCCCCGTTCACGTTCTTTGCGACGGCAAGTTCGATTCACCGTGTCGGCGCGACGCCGGTGTTTGTGGATATCGAGCCGGACGGGTTCAATCTCGACCCGACCAAAGTCGAAGCCGCCATCACCAAACGCACCAAGGCAATCATGCCGGTCCATTTGTTCGGTCAAACTGCCGAAATGGACCCGTTGTGGCGATTGGCCGTGGAACACAAGTTGGCCATCGTCGAAGATGCAGCGCAAGCAATCGGTGCTGCTTATCGCGGTCGCCGAACGGGTGTGCTCGGAACCGTGGCCTGCTTCAGCTTCTTCCCAACCAAGAACTTGGGTGGTGCTGGTGATGGCGGAATGGTCACCACCGATGATGCCGACCTCGCCAAACGACTTCGCAGCTTGCGTGTTCACGGGGATGTCGGACGATATGAGCACATCGAAGTCGGCTTGAACAGCCGCCTCGATGCACTGCAAGCAGCGGTTCTGCAAGTCAAATTGCGACATCTCGACGATTGGTCCGACTCTCGACGAGCCAATGCGGAACGGTACGAGAAGCTCTTCGCGCAATACGGCTTGACCGATATTGCCACCTTGCCGCCGACACTACCGGATCGTACTCACGTTTATAACCAATACGTTCTGCGAGTCCCCGGCGATGGCCGACGGGACGCACTGCTTAGCAGCCTGCGGGAACAGGAAATCGGCGCGGCGATTTACTACCCGAAAGCATTGCATCAGCAAACCTGTTTCGCCAGTTTGGGGTACCAACTCGGTGACTTCCCGGAAGCCGAAAAGGCCTGTCGTGAAGTTCTCGCGTTGCCAATTTTCGCGGAACTCACCAACGAACAACAAGACCGCGTGGTCGAGGGAATCGCGAACGCCTGCGGACGGCTCGGTTCCAACACTATCCGACGAGCCGCTTGA
- a CDS encoding DUF5989 family protein, with protein sequence MVESQSDSERTPFEEAAKNQPPGFFMEFWQFLRHNKKWWMLPILLVLLLLGVLVMLSGSVAAPFIYPLF encoded by the coding sequence ATGGTGGAGTCTCAGAGCGATTCAGAACGCACTCCATTTGAAGAAGCGGCAAAAAACCAACCGCCCGGTTTCTTCATGGAGTTTTGGCAGTTCCTACGACACAATAAGAAATGGTGGATGCTGCCGATCTTGCTCGTGTTGTTGCTCTTGGGGGTGTTGGTGATGTTGTCCGGTTCGGTCGCAGCGCCGTTCATCTACCCATTGTTCTAA
- a CDS encoding DUF3467 domain-containing protein produces MADEKSPEETVEHSEPTQPVPAEQAQTAQTTIQVKDESVIAAYSNFCRVSSTPEELILDLGLNPQPYATGQQTVNVSQRIIMNHYTAKRLLSALSMALQRHEQAFGVLETDVRKRVKQQ; encoded by the coding sequence ATGGCCGACGAAAAAAGCCCTGAAGAAACCGTGGAACACTCTGAGCCAACTCAGCCGGTTCCCGCTGAGCAAGCACAAACGGCTCAAACGACGATCCAAGTCAAAGACGAAAGCGTAATCGCTGCGTATTCAAACTTCTGCCGTGTTTCGAGCACGCCGGAAGAACTGATTCTGGACCTGGGACTCAACCCCCAACCGTACGCCACCGGCCAACAAACGGTGAACGTGTCCCAACGGATCATCATGAATCACTACACGGCCAAGCGACTCTTGAGTGCATTGAGCATGGCGTTGCAACGTCATGAGCAAGCCTTCGGCGTTCTGGAAACCGACGTCCGCAAACGCGTGAAGCAACAGTAA